The Mycolicibacterium insubricum DNA segment AGGCGCGTGAGGACGTGGTCCGCCACGCCACCGCCGCCGCGCAGGAGCACGCCAAGGCACTCAATGCCGCCCGGCATTTCGAGATCGACGACGTGATCGACCCGGCCGACACCCGGGGGCTGATCAGCGCGACGCTGGCCGCCGCCGCGGGTGGGCACCGCGCCCCGCGACCCCGGTTCGTCGACACCTGGTAGCGCCGGTCAGGGTTGCAGCGCGAGGTCCTCAGGGTCGGCGTAAACGTCGGTCCGCTTCATCGCCAGGTACCAACGGGTGTACCTATGGGCGACGGCATTCGCAGGAGCTTTTCTACATATCTGAGCGGCCTCGAGATTCTGTTCACTCAGCCGACCCTCACCGCCGCGGTTCCGGCGCCGGCACTGCGATGACGTGGGGTTGACGACGGTGGGCGGGGTTGCTCTACTCACAGTAGGCGCGGCGATTCGTGCAGTTCGCGCAGAGTGGCGCCTCGACCCGGTCGGCGTAAGCGCCAACCGTGAATTAGGAGTAGCGCCGATGATTCTGTCGCAACCCACCGGCAAGCCGGCCGCCACCATCGGTCTGGCGGTGTTGACCGGTGGACTGTGGTTGGGCCTGGTCACCGCAATCGCCCCGGCGGCCCATGCGGACCGGGGAGCGGGCACCGCGTCGTCAGACCATGCCCGCCCGGACAGGACGTCGGCCGGGCGGCAATCGGGCTCGGGTGCAGCGGGGGGCGCCGGTGCCACCCCCTCGTCGCACGACCACAACGGTGCAACAGGTGGCGATCCCGGCGCCGACGGCCAGGGCACCCGGGTGAGCAAACCCGGCGGTGACGTTGCTCGCCCGACCGGGGTGCGCAGTTCCGACGGTTTGGCGAAATTCAGCGGCATCGATGACGCCGCCGGGGCTGCACGGAGTGGTGCGCCGGGACAATTCCGGCAGAGCCGACGGCTCGACCGCGGGATTGGAACGAGTCGGCCCGCTGCCCCGGCGCGGTCGCTGGAGCGATTGACCGGCGACGGAGTGCAGCGGGGTCAGGCGCTCCGGGCGGCCGTCGGTACCGATGACCCCCAGCAGGGACCGAGGCCTTCGGCGCCCGATCCTGCACCGGTGTCAGCCGTGGAAACGACGCCGGTGCAGACGCTCACATCAGTTGATGCGATTGCCGAGATCCCCGCGGTGCTGGCGAGCAACACAGCCACCGCGTTGTCGACCGCATCGGGATCGTTCGCCGAGAAGGCGCAGGCCCGCGGCCGCGAGTTCATGGCTGCGCTGACCGCTCGGGTTCCGGGTGCACAGACCCAGCGGATGCAGAACGCGGCGACGCCGATCAACTCGGTGGCAGAAGTTGTCGACGTGGTTCGCGACGGTGTTGATTCCGTGGTCAATCCGGCGCGGTCGGGGGACCTGGCGCGGGTCGAGGCCACGCCCAGCACCGCGGCCCTGACGAAACTCACCGCACAGTTGCGCACGTTGGCCGGCGACACCGCCCAGGAACTGCACTTCATGGCCGTCGGCACCCAGGCCACCGTCGTCGGGGTGGGGAGCTCACTGCGGCAGGGCGTCGACACGTTGGCCGACGCGCAGAAGGTGGGACCGGTCGACGTGATCGGTTCCCTGGCCTTCGCGGTGCTCGGTGCCTTCATGCAGATACTGTCCGGGCCGGCGGTGGTGCCGCTGGGCAGCAACGTGACCGCTCGGACGTCGACGCTGGTGCTGCCGGACTCCGGCACCGAGGTCCGGGCGGATTGGTACTTCCCGGAGAACGCCAACGAAAGCACCCGGCTGATCTATCTGCAGCACGGGTTCTTCGCCACCGGCCCGCTCTACAGCTACACCGCGGCGTATCTGGCGGAGAGCACGGACAGCATCGTCGTCGCGCCGACGATGTCGTGGAACTCGTTCGATCCCAACGGCGAATCGCTCGGCGGTGCTGCGCTGCAACAGGAGGTGGCGGACCTGTTCGCGGGCGACCGGCCCGAGCTGACGGCCAGTGCAAGAGAAGCCGGATACACCGGGACGCTGCCCGAGCAGTTCGTGCTCGTCGGACATTCTCTGGGCGGCGCGCTGGTGATGGGCGCCGCGGACAGGATGGATCCGGCGACTCTGGCGAATCTGAAGGGCGTCGTGCTGCTGGATGCCGTCGACTCCAACAACGCCGTTGCCGACGGGCTGGTTCGACTCAGCGGCGACGATTATCGCCCGGTGCTCAATATCTCGTCGGAGCCCTACATATGGAACCTGGACGGGACGGTCGCCACCGAGTTGCAGGCCGCGCGTCCAACCGATTTCAACGGGGTGATGCTGGTCGGCGGGCGTCATATCGATGCGGCACAGGGCGGCAACCCGGTTTTCCAGGTCATCGAATACGCCCTGGCGGGTTTGTCGAAGCCGGCCAACGTTGCGGCGGTCCAGACGCTCTCCAGCAGTTGGATCGACGACATGTTCGACGGGATCGCACCCAGCTACGACCCGAACGGCCC contains these protein-coding regions:
- a CDS encoding alpha/beta fold hydrolase, producing MILSQPTGKPAATIGLAVLTGGLWLGLVTAIAPAAHADRGAGTASSDHARPDRTSAGRQSGSGAAGGAGATPSSHDHNGATGGDPGADGQGTRVSKPGGDVARPTGVRSSDGLAKFSGIDDAAGAARSGAPGQFRQSRRLDRGIGTSRPAAPARSLERLTGDGVQRGQALRAAVGTDDPQQGPRPSAPDPAPVSAVETTPVQTLTSVDAIAEIPAVLASNTATALSTASGSFAEKAQARGREFMAALTARVPGAQTQRMQNAATPINSVAEVVDVVRDGVDSVVNPARSGDLARVEATPSTAALTKLTAQLRTLAGDTAQELHFMAVGTQATVVGVGSSLRQGVDTLADAQKVGPVDVIGSLAFAVLGAFMQILSGPAVVPLGSNVTARTSTLVLPDSGTEVRADWYFPENANESTRLIYLQHGFFATGPLYSYTAAYLAESTDSIVVAPTMSWNSFDPNGESLGGAALQQEVADLFAGDRPELTASAREAGYTGTLPEQFVLVGHSLGGALVMGAADRMDPATLANLKGVVLLDAVDSNNAVADGLVRLSGDDYRPVLNISSEPYIWNLDGTVATELQAARPTDFNGVMLVGGRHIDAAQGGNPVFQVIEYALAGLSKPANVAAVQTLSSSWIDDMFDGIAPSYDPNGPATAKPLAEAAGKTVSPLTSVKMIVDSWLTFAG